The sequence AATACAAATCAACGCTTTGGCAGGTATTGAAGGGGATCTACAGGTTTGCCTTGGCGGCGAATCTCAAAATGCAGCTTCACCCGGTCGGTTCCAGTCGATCCCATCTCGGCAATTCTCTGCCCAGCCTTGACTTGTTGACCCTCCTGAACCAGCAGCCTGCGGTTGTGACCGTAGGCACTTACATAGGTATCGCTGTGCTTGATGATCACAAGTTCGCCGTAACCCCGTAAACCACTGCCGGCGTACACAACAGCCCCATCAGAAGCAGCTAAAACAGGCTGTCCTAATTCCCCGGCGATATCAATGCCTTTATTCAAACTGCCGTTTGAGGAGAATCGGCCGATCACGGTACCGCCTGCAGGCCACGCCCAGCCGCTTGCCGAGCGGGCCACAGGCGTGACGGGTGTCGTTGCGGCGGGCGTCTTCGGCGCGGGTACGCTGGGCCTGTTCAACGGCGGCGGCGTCGGGACGGGTGTGGTCACGACAACCGGGGGTTTCGAAGGCGTCGGGGTCGGACGAGCGGTTACGGTCCTGGGTGGCTGCCCGCCGAAGCGAATCGTCTGTCCCGGATAAATGACGTGCGGCGGATTGATGCGATTGAGTCGCGCGAGGTCCCGCCAATCCCAGCCGAAGCGAAAGGCAATCGACCATAACGTATCGCCACGCTGGACCACGTACTGGCCGCTGGTCACCCGGTCACGGCTGTTGCGGTCCACCACATGCACGCCCCCCGACGGCGAACTGGCACAGCCGGCAAGCAGGGTGGCAGCCAGAACGGCGACGAGTGCGCAACGAACGGGCGAGGTGCTTATCCATCGCTTGGCGGCTGTGAGCTTCACTGCTCGCTCCCTTTGATCAACAAGACTGTTCAGACCGTTTCCGCCAGCGGCTGGCGCCGCCCGGCAAACCATTCGAGTCCGAGCACGAGGGCGATGCCGGCCACCGCCAACAGGATGGCCAGCAACAGCTGCGGGTCCTGGCCGGTCAGGTCGCCGTAGTTCCCGGGCAGCAGGTTCTGCTCGAGTACGGGTACACGTTGGCCGTGGGAATCGACGCGCCAGGTCAGGGTTTCCTTCCACGGCCATACCTTGTTCAGCGAGCCGAGCATCAAGCCGGTCAAAAACGCCAGGGTCAGGTCACGCCAGCGTTGCAGGACCCAGCTCAGCAGCCGGGCGAAACTCAGCAGGCCGACCAGGCATCCCGCGGCGAACGTCAGCATGATACCCAGATCCAGCGCTTTGACGGCGCCAAGCACGACCGGATACAGGCCAAGCAGTACCAGAATGAAGCTGCCGGAAATACCGGGCAGGATCATGGCGCAAATGGCGATGGCGCCGGCAAAGAACAGGCTGAGGCTGCTGGTGCTCCATTGCATCGGTGCCGCGACGGTGATCCAGTAGGCGAAGCCGATCCCCAGGCACAGGCTGACCAACCGTGACAGCGTGCGTTGCCGGATTTCCTTGCCCACCAGGTGCACCGAAACGAGGATCAGACCGAAAAAGAATGACCACACGGGTATTGGATGATGTTCCAGCAGATAGGTGATCAGCTTGGCCAGGCTGAGTACGCTGGTCAGGATGCCGGCAAACAGGACCAGCAGAAAACTCGCGTTGGCCGTACGCCACGCTTCGACGACACGGCCGCGCAACAGCGGGCCCACCGCGTTGGGCACCGCACCGATGGAGCGTAACAGTTCATCATAGATGCCGGTGATGAAGGCGACCGTTCCGCCCGAAACGCCAGGGACCACATCAGCGGCACCCATGGCCATGCCCTTGGCGTACAACAACAACGCGTTTTTCATGCTTCCTTCCGCTGAGATCAAACTACCGGTCCATTGAGCAGCGGCACGAAGCGTACGGTGTCCAGCAGGTGGCGGGAAAAGCCGTCTTCCTCTCGAATGATCAG is a genomic window of Stutzerimonas stutzeri containing:
- a CDS encoding DUF368 domain-containing protein, which codes for MKNALLLYAKGMAMGAADVVPGVSGGTVAFITGIYDELLRSIGAVPNAVGPLLRGRVVEAWRTANASFLLVLFAGILTSVLSLAKLITYLLEHHPIPVWSFFFGLILVSVHLVGKEIRQRTLSRLVSLCLGIGFAYWITVAAPMQWSTSSLSLFFAGAIAICAMILPGISGSFILVLLGLYPVVLGAVKALDLGIMLTFAAGCLVGLLSFARLLSWVLQRWRDLTLAFLTGLMLGSLNKVWPWKETLTWRVDSHGQRVPVLEQNLLPGNYGDLTGQDPQLLLAILLAVAGIALVLGLEWFAGRRQPLAETV
- a CDS encoding peptidoglycan DD-metalloendopeptidase family protein, with translation MKLTAAKRWISTSPVRCALVAVLAATLLAGCASSPSGGVHVVDRNSRDRVTSGQYVVQRGDTLWSIAFRFGWDWRDLARLNRINPPHVIYPGQTIRFGGQPPRTVTARPTPTPSKPPVVVTTPVPTPPPLNRPSVPAPKTPAATTPVTPVARSASGWAWPAGGTVIGRFSSNGSLNKGIDIAGELGQPVLAASDGAVVYAGSGLRGYGELVIIKHSDTYVSAYGHNRRLLVQEGQQVKAGQRIAEMGSTGTDRVKLHFEIRRQGKPVDPLQYLPKR